A single region of the Saprospiraceae bacterium genome encodes:
- a CDS encoding DNA-3-methyladenine glycosylase has protein sequence MYDRLDTAFYRSHDVLAIAQALLGKYLVTKIDGQQCAGQITEVEAYRAPDDKACHAYNHRRTPRTEIMFWPGGVAYVYLCYGIHHLFNVVTGDQDMAHAVLIRGIKPVEGISLMQQRRGLSTLKPQLTAGPGVMSKALGITTSYTGQSLLAKDSPIWIEDRGMVISADQIIATPRIGVAYAQECADWPWRFLVKDSAWVSGKK, from the coding sequence ATGTATGATCGACTAGATACCGCTTTTTACCGCAGTCATGATGTCCTTGCTATCGCCCAGGCGCTTTTGGGTAAATACCTCGTCACCAAAATAGATGGGCAGCAATGTGCGGGCCAAATCACCGAAGTGGAAGCCTACCGGGCCCCTGATGACAAGGCCTGTCACGCCTACAATCATCGCCGTACCCCAAGAACAGAGATCATGTTTTGGCCAGGAGGAGTAGCCTATGTATATCTTTGTTATGGCATCCATCACCTCTTTAATGTCGTGACAGGTGACCAGGACATGGCCCATGCCGTCTTAATAAGGGGCATAAAACCGGTAGAAGGCATCAGTCTAATGCAGCAGCGCAGGGGGCTTTCGACGCTAAAACCACAATTAACTGCTGGCCCTGGCGTTATGTCTAAGGCCCTTGGAATTACCACCAGCTATACCGGACAAAGCTTATTGGCCAAAGATTCGCCCATTTGGATAGAAGATAGAGGAATGGTAATTTCAGCGGACCAAATCATCGCTACGCCACGGATCGGTGTGGCCTACGCCCAGGAGTGTGCCGATTGGCCCTGGCGTTTTTTAGTCAAAGATTCCGCCTGGGTGAGTGGAAAAAAATGA
- a CDS encoding DUF5103 domain-containing protein, whose protein sequence is MNKLLGLFAFLFPFFIAAQDADEGLQYMDHVYVDHIKSVKLTVANLPLSVPVVNLESRIPLMLSFDDLDGQVKNYIYTVVHCDINWEPSGLTDVEYLDGYLDDDIDEYSFSFKTQQAFVHYELLLPSADFQWTKSGNYLLKVYENERDKKLVITRRFVVVDPKVSISAKVVVPAMVSKSKSHQEIDFAVDYEKFPMRSPQQEIKAVVLQNGRWDNAVMDLSPNFTRLNAVVFDYQDKVVFPAGKEFRYADLRSFRFGTPSIAIVEEVNGIYEVALKIEQKRSNMHYLNWEDFSGNFVIETRDQRNNELSADYGNVLFSLDVSAPLYDEEIYILGGLTDWQLKEEFKMVYNPAVNAYVGKAYLKQGVYDYMFVTVPLNKNLRKNAQPDLEEIEGNWYETDNDYTILIYYKPFGERYYQVISAKSFGSSDR, encoded by the coding sequence ATGAATAAACTACTCGGACTGTTCGCTTTTCTTTTCCCCTTTTTCATCGCGGCACAAGATGCTGATGAGGGCCTGCAATACATGGATCATGTGTATGTCGATCATATCAAATCTGTAAAACTAACCGTTGCAAACCTTCCCCTTAGCGTTCCTGTGGTCAACCTAGAATCGAGGATACCCCTCATGTTGTCCTTTGACGACCTCGATGGCCAGGTAAAAAACTACATTTATACGGTGGTTCATTGCGATATCAATTGGGAGCCATCTGGCTTGACAGATGTGGAATACCTGGATGGTTATTTAGATGATGATATTGACGAATACAGCTTTAGTTTTAAGACCCAACAGGCATTTGTTCACTACGAACTACTACTGCCCAGTGCTGATTTTCAGTGGACAAAATCCGGCAATTATCTCCTAAAAGTATATGAAAATGAAAGAGACAAAAAACTCGTTATTACGCGCCGTTTTGTCGTCGTTGACCCCAAAGTAAGTATCTCTGCAAAAGTCGTGGTGCCCGCGATGGTTAGTAAATCCAAATCACATCAGGAAATAGATTTCGCTGTAGATTATGAAAAATTCCCAATGCGTAGCCCTCAACAAGAAATAAAAGCGGTGGTGTTACAAAATGGGCGGTGGGACAATGCGGTGATGGACCTTTCACCCAATTTCACCCGACTAAATGCGGTGGTTTTTGACTATCAGGATAAAGTCGTTTTTCCGGCAGGGAAAGAATTTCGCTATGCTGACCTTCGGAGTTTTCGTTTTGGCACCCCGAGTATCGCGATCGTTGAAGAGGTCAACGGCATTTATGAAGTGGCCCTAAAAATAGAGCAAAAACGCTCCAATATGCACTACCTCAATTGGGAGGATTTTAGTGGGAATTTTGTCATCGAAACCCGCGACCAACGCAATAATGAGCTCTCGGCTGATTATGGGAATGTCTTATTTTCACTGGATGTATCAGCGCCATTATACGATGAAGAAATATACATCTTGGGAGGGCTCACCGATTGGCAACTGAAGGAAGAATTTAAAATGGTTTACAATCCCGCCGTAAATGCCTATGTGGGCAAAGCCTATCTCAAACAGGGTGTCTATGACTATATGTTCGTCACCGTACCCTTAAATAAAAACCTGCGAAAAAATGCCCAACCAGACCTGGAAGAAATAGAAGGTAATTGGTATGAGACGGATAACGATTACACTATCCTGATTTATTATAAGCCTTTTGGCGAGCGTTATTACCAGGTAATTAGTGCCAAATCTTTCGGCTCCTCAGATCGTTAG